A part of Tachysurus vachellii isolate PV-2020 chromosome 4, HZAU_Pvac_v1, whole genome shotgun sequence genomic DNA contains:
- the gng12b gene encoding guanine nucleotide-binding protein G(I)/G(S)/G(O) subunit gamma-12: MSSKMQTSNNIAQARRIVQQLRIEANIERIKVSKASADLMHYCSEHAKYDPLLMGIPASENPFKDKKPCTIL; this comes from the exons ATGTCATCTAAGATGCAGACCTCGAATAACATAGCACAGGCGAGAAGAATTGTACAGCAGCTACGGATAGAGGCAAACATTGAGAGAATAAAG gTTTCTAAAGCTTCCGCAGACCTCATGCATTACTGCAGCGAGCATGCCAAGTACGACCCTCTACTCATGGGCATCCCGGCCTCAGAAAACCCTTTTAAGGATAAGAAGCCCTGCACTATATTGTAG